In Anopheles cruzii chromosome X, idAnoCruzAS_RS32_06, whole genome shotgun sequence, one genomic interval encodes:
- the LOC128271682 gene encoding NADH-quinone oxidoreductase subunit B 2-like, giving the protein MLAVRPLLSKALWLPSINGAIQVLPLRSKATMPVVQNDKPEKLPYSPFGTKQSSWADWTVARLDDVLNWGRKGSIWPLTFGLACCAVEMMHIAAPRYDMDRFGVVFRASPRQADVIIVAGTLTNKMAPALRKVYDQMPEPRWVISMGSCANGGGYYHYSYSVVRGCDRIIPVDIYVPGCPPTAEALLYGVLQLQKKVKRMKTVQMWYRK; this is encoded by the coding sequence ATGCTGGCAGTCCGTCCGCTATTGTCGAAGGCACTATGGCTGCCGTCAATCAACGGTGCCATCCAGGTGCTGCCACTGCGATCGAAGGCCACCATGCCGGTGGTGCAGAATGATAAACCAGAGAAACTACCGTACAGTCCGTTCGGCACGAAGCAGTCGAGCTGGGCGGATTGGACTGTGGCCCGGTTGGATGATGTGCTCAACTGGGGCCGAAAGGGTTCGATCTGGCCACTCACGTTCGGACTGGCGTGTTGCGCAGTGGAAATGATGCACATCGCCGCCCCACGGTACGATATGGACCGTTTTGGGGTGGTGTTTCGGGCATCGCCACGCCAAGCAGATGTCATTATCGTGGCCGGAACGCtgacaaacaaaatggcaccagCGTTGCGAAAGGTATACGATCAAATGCCGGAGCCCCGCTGGGTCATTTCGATGGGAAGCTGTGCGAACGGCGGTGGGTATTACCATTATTCGTACTCGGTCGTGCGTGGCTGCGACCGCATCATACCGGTTGATATTTACGTACCGGGTTGCCCGCCCACTGCTGAAGCGCTACTGTACGgtgtgctgcagctgcagaaGAAGGTAAAGCGCATGAAAACGGTCCAGATGTGGTACCGCAAATAG
- the LOC128271692 gene encoding E3 ubiquitin-protein ligase UBR1 gives MLLEEFISDDPVRFIETLKRTQNVSSVCGRVFKVGEPTYSCRECSMDATCVLCSSCFKKSTHRLHKYKMATSGGGGCCDCGDHEAWKKDPVCEGHGQSNSDQGESQQQTAPLPESVQGRCRFVFRAILNYCMRVLQMHSDGNLVELDDEENSHCTILYNDETHTFEQVIQTLTSIVKCSQKEAVDYVTSIDREGRAVVKCAPFEVCRKLKEDIETKAIRSSMGMKPSPLKVTVLHRNEVACQHLAMQILGWMQEFLSLHSTFRNIFAALVCETSTACNLKIIMSNDHNLWKSARTCWHRLLISGMLMEYENKKNLAVVFTRHYGPLMQDFIRDDHYHSFSIVSLSVQLFTVPTIAHHLIAHESAFFKLMHTFYAESIEKHIKNRQLQFAKNTSSMNVFKRSAYILIDLKYLLSFRPEEGMWTQELRAGFLHGVQILIRLLKCMQGMDAVTRQVGQHMEYEPEWETAFTLHLKLSHLITLVLEWCATDRIVLVKVYRMLLTALTDVKFIVHEMTVVTREVANHGASCLTYDVSSRPVSVHLPLTRFLAGLYLEIERYGLTYDSIAPNCPERPTPERIIEPVLCTRTMISQVYAGMWRRNGYALLNQIYFYRNVKCRYEMLDRDIVILQIGASLIEANEFLIHVLNKFKLLHWLENDQPVAPRRLAEAAMVEEDYVRQTVNLVDEFLELLIAIVGERYVSGVGAVTENDRIKKEIVQQLCIKPHLHSELNRALNEDKYSETAIEAVIEDVAVFERPTATGKKGVYRLKPEYYSWYNLYFYHYTKEDKSKSEETQRNRCKERNELVCCPPPALPKLTEPFSIIPNILQCDVMLEIMNVVLIRALDLKAISFSEGQLQRLLHLIGYAIQEEETGHYPYLKFCERSQKINLLWMLEELAMSQRVESQRDLLRWVIQRYKALETKNKTLQMESIKEEVELGQNAEQVEKEQRAKLAAKRRAEILAQMHHAQISFINANAAMFEHEEALADASVEEDMDWVPSASGSASSSSCTTATGRAVTEQNIQRQPPNAAAAAATTAAEAASPTEPTPAPSTPVCMGPGRADVRSTEGAVSHRYTCILCSEESVLSARNTTCMVYAAFVQRSSVLSRYQQTNEEGQLQYIETDIHPSPHISTCGHVMHADCFEQYFNNEIMKESRRPYRNRTPLLFDVEKREFLCPLCRFLSNCLLPLIPPLDAIGVNDGGLCLPEVRDACRQMPQQFDFETWYTYMTDFLFFMKLEMTQKNKTQARPASSHHSVVEHSSLDTTVSMDEDEILDEEEEEEQQQPQHENGGSDDEIMGEFEGIGSEEVVPGEVGEVDEDPLELDGIEWSELTTEPLRTTVLAKLEMRYPKIRLIPPMSPQAIAQSEHLFDTDIQDYLHKFCMAVGEVTTIPPVAKHFNNYLSVWLSCSYTIKSLEMLLRVMDRPLGSELSIRYSSCLRGLVRVSCVLGSIMHTVSYRPSMLNYLVDLYETLFGHKQSASFFDWDFFGILNTCLFATRRVLFCTMPTERIPKGDELDRSIVQAVFLLNVLRTLVTSACGKGSGMPNGDRTKVADDEPVSEADQQAMKNLLYLFRDFNIHYEPLTESEIMEGVHEHNQRECEDAAWERQIVRYILRDIRTQSQTLLRCCCLLFHGITDVELPKCTGDIQQDFSLMVTYLGIEADPLSYFRPHAASLHFMSDLAMCNLEQINRMRNARDEQLLAGAMFLRPGGPPVRQLIDLPDDYSDLINSVSLFMCPNNIRDDSRNPTMCLVCGEILCSQSFCCQKELDKSLVGSCTYHTYECGAGIGIFLRVRDAEILLLGINKGCFVPAPYLDAYGETDQGLRRGNPLRLCKERYRKLHLTWLSHGLHEEITRRSEVQQTLFATQWQNL, from the exons ATGTTGCTGGAGGAATTCATCAGCGACGACCCTGTACGTTTCATCGAGACACTGAAGCGCACCCAAAACGTATCATCCGTGTGCGGTCGAGTGTTTAAAGTCGGGGAACCTACCTACAGCTGCCGTGAATGCA GCATGGATGCCACTTGTGTGCTATGCTCATCTTGTTTCAAAAAGTCAACCCACCGACTGCATAAATACAAGATGGCTAcatcgggtggtggtggatgcTGTGACTGTGGTGACCACGAAGCATGGAAAAAAGATCCCGTCTGTGAGGGACATGGC CAAAGTAATTCTGATCAAGGCGAATCGCAGCAACAAACAGCGCCACTGCCCGAATCGGTACAGGGCCGCTGCCGATTTGTGTTTCGTGCCATACTGAATTACTGCATGCGTGTGCTACAGATGCACAGTGACGGTAATCTGGTCGAGTTAGACGACGAAGAGAACTCCCACTGCACCATACTGTATAACGACGAAACGCACACGTTCGAGCAG GTCATACAAACGCTGACGTCGATTGTAAAATGTTCCCAGAAAGAAGCGGTCGATTATGTGACCAGTATTGATCGGGAGGGACGTGCCGTAGTCAAGTGTGCCCCCTTTGAGGTGTGTCGCAAACTGAAGGAGGATATTGAAACCAAGGCAATACGGTCATCGATGGGTATGAAGCCGTCCCCGCTGAAGGTGACAGTTCTCCACCGAAATGAGGTGGCTTGTCAGCACCTGGCTATGCAGATATTAGGCTG GATGCAGGAGTTTTTGTCGCTTCACAGCACGTTCCGTAACATTTTCGCCGCGCTGGTCTGCGAAACGTCTACAGCGTGTAACTTGAAGATCATCATGAGCAATGACCACAATCTCTGGAAATCGGCTCGCACCTGCTGGCACCGGCTGCTCATCTCAGGCATGCTGATGGagtatgaaaacaaaaaaaatcttgCAGTTGTCTTTACGCGCCATTACGGACCTCTGATGCAGGACTTTATCCGCGACGACCACTACCACTCgttttcgatcgtttcgttaAGCGTGCAGCTCTTTACCGTTCCGACGATCGCACACCATTTGATCGCTCATGAGTCGGCCTTCTTCAAGCTGATGCACACGTTCTACGCCGAATCAATTGAGAAGCACATCAAAAACAGGCAACTGCAGTTTGCAAAAAACACCTCTTCGATGAACGTGTTCAAACGTTCGGCCTACATACTCATCGATCTGAAATATCTGCTTAGTTTCCGGCCAGAGGAAGGCATGTGGACGCAGGAGCTGCGTGCCGGATTTCTGCATGGTGTGCAGATTTTGATACGCCTGTTGAAATGCATGCAAGGCATGGACGCTGTAACACGTCAGGTTGGTCAGCACATGGAGTACGAACCGGAGTGGGAGACAGCATTCACGCTTCATCTGAAGCTGTCGCATCTAATCACGCTTGTGCTAGAATGGTGCGCCACTGATCGCATTGTGTTGGTGAAGGTGTATCGAATGCTGCTGACCGCGCTAACGGATGTAAAATTCATAGTGCATGAAATGACCGTAGTCACTCGGGAAGTGGCGAACCATGGCGCCTCCTGTCTTACATACGACGTGTCGTCGAGGCCGGTATCGGTGCATCTACCGTTGACCCGTTTTCTGGCTGGGCTGTACCTCGAAATTGAACGCTACGGATTGACTTACGATTCCATTGCACCGAATTGTCCTGAGCGCCCGACTCCCGAACGTATAATTGAACCTGTCCTGTGCACACGGACAATGATTTCGCAAGTATACGCCGGGATGTGGCGCAGGAATGGATATGCCTTGCTGAACCAGATTTATTTCTATCGCAACGTTAAGTGCCGTTACGAAATGCTGGATCGGGATATTGTGATCCTGCAAATTGGCGCATCGTTAATCGAGGCGAATGAATTTCTGATTCATGTGCTGAACAAGTTCAAGTTGCTACATTGGCTAGAGAACGATCAACCCGTGGCACCCAGGCGCTTGGCGGAAGCAGCGATGGTCGAGGAGGACTATGTGCGGCAAACGGTTAACTTGGTCGACGAGTTTCTTGAGCTGCTCATTGCGATCGTTGGTGAGCGATATGTTTCAGGAGTGGGAGCGGTCACTGAGAACGATCGCATCAAAAAGGAAATCGTACAACAGCTGTGTATCAAACCACACTTGCACTCGGAGCTAAACCGTGCCCTGAACGAAGATAAGTATAGCGAGACAGCGATCGAAGCAGTCATCGAGGATGTGGCGGTGTTCGAAAGGCCAACGGCAACAGGAAAAAAGGGTGTTTACCGGCTGAAACCTGAATATTACAGCTGGTACAATCTCTACTTCTATCACTACACGAAAGAAGACAAATCAAAGTCGGAGGAAACGCAACGCAATCGATGTaaggaacgaaacgaactagTGTGCTGTCCGCCTCCAGCCCTACCGAAGCTAACGGAACCGTTTAG TATTATTCCTAACATACTGCAATGCGACGTGATGCTAGAGATCATGAATGTAGTGTTGATCCGAGCCCTGGATCTGAAGGCGATCAGCTTTTCTGAGGGACAACTGCAACGC CTGCTGCACTTGATTGGATACGCCATTCAGGAGGAAGAGACTGGACACTATCCGTATCTTAAGTTTTGCGAACGTAGTCAAAAGATCAATCTTCTTTGGATGCTTGAGGAACTCGCCATGAGTCAACGT GTCGAATCGCAGCGCGATCTTTTGCGCTGGGTAATCCAACGCTACAAAGCactcgaaacgaaaaacaaaaccttgcAAATGGAATCGATCAAGGAAGAAGTCGAGCTGGGA CAGAATGCGGAGCAGGTGGAGAAAGAGCAGCGTGCGAAGTTGGCGGCCAAACGTCGCGCTGAAATCTTGGCACAAATGCACCATGCTCAAATCAGCTTCATCAACGCGAACGCGGCTATGTTTGAGCACGAAGAAGCCCTGGCGGATGCGTCAGTCGAAGAAGATATGGACTGGGTaccatccgcttccggttctgcctcatcatcgtcatgtACTACGGCTACAGGGCGAGCGGTGACCGAGCAAAACATCCAACGACAGCCGCCaaatgcagctgcagctgcagcaacaactGCAGCGGAAGCTGCttcaccgaccgaaccgactcCGGCACCCTCTACCCCCGTTTGCATGGGTCCAGGGCGCGCAGATGTTCGCTCAACGGAAGGGGCTGTGTCGCACCGTTATACTTGTATTCTGTGTTCGGAGGAATCGGTGCTATCTGCTCGCAACACCACGTGTATGGTCTACGCCGCGTTTGTTCAGCGCTCTTCCGTTCTCTCCCGCTACCAACAAACCAACGAAGAGGGTCAGTTGCAGTACATCGAGACGGACATTCACCCATCCCCGCACATCAGCACTTGCGGGCACGTTATGCACGCCGACTGCTTCGAGCAGTACTTTAATAACGAGATAATGAAGGAAAGCCGACGCCCTTACCGCAACCGGACACCGCTTTTGTTCGACGTCGAAAAGCGCGAGTTTCTCTGCCCGTTGTGTCGTTTTCTGAGCAACTGCCTCCTACCGCTCATTCCCCCGCTCGACGCGATCGGCGTAAATGATGGCGGGCTGTGCCTCCCCGAGGTCCGTGACGCGTGCCGCCAAATGCCACAGCAGTTTGATTTTGAAACTTGGTACACCTACATGAcggactttttgtttttcatgaaGCTGGAAAtgacgcaaaaaaacaaaactcaggCGCGGCCCGCGTCGTCGCATCACTCGGTCGTCGAACA CTCATCGCTTGATACTACCGTGTCGATGGATGAAGATGAGATTCtcgacgaagaggaagaagaagagcagcagcaacctcaGCACGAAAATGGCGGAAGCGACGACGAAATTATGGGCGAGTTTGAAGGAATCGGCAGTGAAGAGGTGGTGCCCGGCGAGGTCGGCGAGGTCGACGAGGATCCCCTCGAACTGGACGGCATCGAGTGGAGCGAACTGACGACGGAACCGCTGCGCACGACGGTGTTGGCAAAACTGGAGATGAGGTACCCAAAGATTCGGCTCATACCACCGATGAGCCCGCAAGCCATTGCCCAGTCCGAGCACCTGTTTGACACGGACATTCAAGACTATCTCCACAAGTTTTGCATGGCTGTCGGTGAGGTAACAACCATACCTCCCGTCGCCAAGCACTTCAACAACTATCTGTCCGTGTGGCTCTCCTGCTCGTACACCATCAAGTCGCTCGAAATGCTGCTGCGTGTGATGGATCGGCCGCTGGGTTCGGAACTCTCGATACGTTACTCGAGCTGTCTGCGCGGGCTGGTGCGCGTCTCGTGCGTGCTCGGCTCGATCATGCACACTGTCTCGTACCGTCCAAGCATGTTGAACTACCTCGTCGACCTGTACGAGACACTGTTCGGGCACAAACAATCTGCTTCGTTCTTCGATTGGGACTTTTTCGGTATCCTCAATACGTGCTTGTTTGCCACCCGGCGCGTCCTCTTTTGCACCATGCCAACCGAGCGCATTCCGAAAGGCGACGAACTGGATCGGTCAATCGTTCAGGCGGTCTTTCTTCTGAACGTGTTGCGTACGCTCGTAACATCAGCATGTGGCAAA GGAAGTGGTATGCCGAATGGCGACCGAACGAAGGTAGCCGATGATGAACCCGTGAGCGAAGCAGACCAGCAAGCGATGAAAAATCTTCTGTACCTATTCCGGGACTTCAATATCCATTACGAGCCATTGACTGAAAGTGAAATAATGGAGGGCGTCCATGAGCATAATCAGCGCGAGTGCGAGGATGCGGCCTGGGAACGGCAAATAGTGCGATACATCTTGCGTGACATCCGCACTCAAAGCCAAACActgctccgctgctgctgcctgttgTTCCATGGTATCACCGACGTCGAGTTACCAAAGTGCACCGGTGATATACAGCAAGATTTCTCCCTCATGGTAACCTACCTGGGCATTGAGGCTGATCCTTTGAGCTATTTCCGCCCGCACGCTGCATCGCTGCACTTCATGTCAGATCTGGCAATGTGCAATCTAGAACAGATCAATCGCATGCGCAACGCACGTGACGAGCAGCTTTTGGCCGGTGCGATGTTCCTCCGACCCGGTGGGCCACCGGTGCGCCAGCTGATCGACCTGCCCGACGATTACAGCGATCTGATCAACAGTGTGTCACTTTTCATGTGCCCGAACAACATACGAGACGATTCGCGCAACCCGACCATGTGCCTGGTGTGCGGCGAAATCCTCTGCTCTCAGTCGTTCTGCTGCCAAAAGGAGTTGGACAAGAGTCTGGTCGGCTCGTGTACTTACCACACGTACGAATGCGGCGCCGGCATCGGGATATTTCTGCGCGTGCGTGACGCCGAAATACTGCTGCTCGGGATCAACAAAGGTTGCTTTGTACCGGCCCCATACCTGGAC